Within the Streptomyces sp. NBC_00353 genome, the region TGGCGATGGCGATGTTGCTCATGATGAGCGGACAGACGTCGGGGCAGTTGGTGTAGCCGAAGTAGATGAGCGTCGGCTTGCCCTTGGTCCGCTCGCGCAGGTCGTACTTCTTGCCGTGGGTGTCGGTCAGGACGAGGTCGGGCTTGGTGAACGGCTGGTCGAGCACCGTCGCGGCCTTGGTCTTCGCCTGGGCGGAGACGTCCGCGAGGGGCTTGTTGGCTTCGTCGCTGCTGCCGCAGGCCGACAGGGTGAGCGCGGCCGCGGCGACGAACGCCGCGGCCAGCACTGTCTTCTTACGCATGGATTGCTGATTCCTGGTGGGTCGATGGTTCGGTGGGGCCGGAGGGTCAGGCGGTGCGCCGGCGGCCGGCCAGGACGCCGAAGGCGACCCCGGCGGCGCCGATGAGGATGCCGACGATGCCGAGGACCCGGGCCGTGGTGTCACTGGAGGACGACGACGCGGACGACGCCTCGGTGTGCTCGTCCTTCGCCCGGTCGGCGCCGGCGGCACCGGCCTTGTCGTCGGCGGCGCCGTGCTCGTCGGTGGTCGCGGCGGTCAGCTTGAGAACCGGCGCCGGGCTCTCGGGCTCCTCGGCGCCGTCCTTCTGCTCCTCGATCCAGCGGACGACTTCCTTGTTGTCGTACGTCTGGATGGCCTTGAACACCAGCTGGTCGGCATCCTCGGGGAGCTGACCGACGGAGAGCGGGAACTGCTGGAACTGGCCCGGGCGGATGCCGAGGTCGCTCTTGCCGCCCTCGGCGGACCAGGTGACCTTGGAGACCGCCTCGTTGATCTTGTTGCCGTGGACCTCGAGCGGCTTGGCGAGCTTGCTCTTGGTGACGACGATCTTCCAGCCGGGCACCGGCTGCGGCATCACGGAAGCGAGCGGGTGGTCGGTCGGGAAGTTGACCTCGAGCTTGGTCGTCGAGGCGTCGTCGCGCTCGTTGGGGACCTTGAAGTTGATCGTGGCGTAGCCGCCCTTGGCGGCCTCGCCCTGCGGCTGCACGCTGACGTGGGCGGAGGCCGTACCGGCAAGGATCAGCACGGTGGACGCGGCGACGCCGCCGGCGAGGGCGATGCGGGAAACGTTCATGGCAGGAATCACTCCACTGAAGCACGAAGGAAAGGTGGTCCGACACGCGGATGCGCTACGGCATCGCGACACCTCTTCCTCACGTGCGGCGTGCCTGCACCGAGCCTGGCGGCCACCGCATGGCGGGCGCCGAGCGGTGACTGCGGTCGAGTCGTGCGTGCAACGAGCGGAGGGTGTCGCGTCAGGCTGCGAGGGTGAATACGGGCGGAGGCCCGCGCCTGATCACCAGGTGCTGCAGTGGATCGCCGGTGGCGGGAGCCGGGGCGTCGACAGCGGTACGGGGGATGCGCGGCCCGGTCGCCGGTTCGCCCGGGAGACCGGCGCACAGTGCCCGTACGAGAGCGAGCGCGGCCCACAGCGCACGCAACCGGGCCCCGGTCATGAGCTGCTTGATGCCGTGCGCCGACAGCCGGACCAGCCGGAACAGTGCGATTTCGCCGCGCCGCAGCAGCCAGCCGGTGGCCAGCGCGGCCAGCAGGTGGCCGAGCAGCATGGGCAGGCTGGGCAGCAGACCGGCGAGCGCGGCCGGGTCGGTCACGGCGGTGACCGCCGCTCCTGTCCCGGTGGCCATGTGCTGATGGCCCTGGTCCACCGCCGTCACGGTCGCCGGATCGATGCCCGCGTCGGTGACGATGCGGTGGGCGGCGGCGGCGTTCAGCTGTTCCGGTCCTGCGCCGCAGACGAGGCCTGCCGCGAACCGGATCAGTGAGCGGTCGCCCGCCGCGTCGCCCGTCGACGTGCTGGGGACGCCGTGCGAGCCCAGGCCGAAGAGAGTGTGCAGAGCGATCTGCCCGCCGGCCAGGGCGGTGGCGATG harbors:
- a CDS encoding YcnI family copper-binding membrane protein; this encodes MNVSRIALAGGVAASTVLILAGTASAHVSVQPQGEAAKGGYATINFKVPNERDDASTTKLEVNFPTDHPLASVMPQPVPGWKIVVTKSKLAKPLEVHGNKINEAVSKVTWSAEGGKSDLGIRPGQFQQFPLSVGQLPEDADQLVFKAIQTYDNKEVVRWIEEQKDGAEEPESPAPVLKLTAATTDEHGAADDKAGAAGADRAKDEHTEASSASSSSSDTTARVLGIVGILIGAAGVAFGVLAGRRRTA